Proteins from a single region of Aquirhabdus parva:
- a CDS encoding FAD-dependent oxidoreductase, whose translation MKRQSVAIIGAGTAGLATAIVLAKQGHDVTIFEQAIVMENVGAGLLLQPSGMAVFQHLGALEHALDLGAPVDALQGWSKTRLLVNSYYAEAASEWTGLGMHRAALCAVLMQQLKTLDIPISMATEVTAVIDHQDQMQVDTLTQGVSASLKFDMVLVANGARSQLRPEVWTRLNQPYPWGAVWAIVPETTMLDYRILHQFYHGASRMMGLLPTGSVPESGQRLTSIFWSLPSEQIDQWINAPQDEFQKWQDEVSQIWPAAGAWIKDSIQSSRQFMPARYRDVVMTCFGQNRLGVIGDAAHAMSPQLGQGANMALLDAWAIGQAFAKSTNYAEVWSQYHQLRQPSIRFYQSMSRLLTPFYQSHSTSYGVMRDVAFTWMYRLPWLRKQMAATISGVKTGPLREIDLESIRRSHPV comes from the coding sequence ATGAAAAGACAGTCAGTCGCCATCATCGGCGCAGGGACAGCGGGTCTGGCGACAGCAATTGTGCTGGCGAAACAAGGGCATGATGTCACGATCTTTGAACAAGCCATTGTCATGGAGAACGTTGGAGCTGGGCTATTACTTCAGCCTTCAGGCATGGCCGTTTTTCAGCATTTGGGAGCTTTAGAGCATGCTTTGGATTTAGGCGCACCTGTGGATGCGCTGCAAGGCTGGTCGAAGACACGGCTACTGGTCAATAGTTATTATGCCGAGGCTGCATCTGAGTGGACGGGTCTCGGCATGCATCGTGCCGCACTTTGCGCAGTCCTGATGCAACAGCTTAAAACGCTGGATATCCCGATCAGTATGGCCACAGAAGTCACCGCGGTGATTGACCATCAGGATCAGATGCAGGTCGATACACTGACGCAAGGCGTCAGCGCTTCTTTAAAGTTTGATATGGTCTTGGTTGCCAATGGTGCACGCAGTCAGTTACGCCCAGAAGTCTGGACACGGCTGAATCAGCCTTATCCATGGGGTGCCGTATGGGCGATCGTGCCGGAGACGACCATGTTGGATTATCGAATTTTGCATCAGTTCTATCACGGTGCCTCGCGCATGATGGGACTTTTACCGACGGGATCGGTACCAGAAAGCGGGCAGCGTTTAACCAGTATTTTTTGGAGCTTGCCGAGCGAGCAAATCGATCAGTGGATCAATGCACCACAAGATGAGTTTCAAAAATGGCAGGATGAAGTCAGTCAAATTTGGCCTGCTGCGGGGGCTTGGATTAAAGACAGCATCCAAAGTAGCCGGCAGTTTATGCCCGCACGCTATCGCGATGTGGTGATGACGTGTTTTGGGCAGAATCGCTTAGGTGTGATCGGCGATGCAGCGCATGCCATGAGTCCGCAGCTTGGACAAGGCGCAAATATGGCGCTACTCGATGCTTGGGCCATAGGGCAGGCGTTTGCAAAATCAACGAATTATGCTGAAGTTTGGTCGCAGTATCATCAACTGCGTCAACCATCGATTCGCTTTTATCAGTCGATGAGTCGCTTATTGACACCTTTTTATCAGTCTCATTCAACATCGTATGGCGTGATGCGTGATGTGGCTTTTACATGGATGTATCGTTTGCCATGGCTACGCAAGCAAATGGCAGCAACGATATCGGGTGTAAAAACAGGACCGCTACGAGAGATTGATTTAGAATCTATCCGCCGTAGCCATCCTGTTTAA
- a CDS encoding metal-dependent hydrolase, with the protein MSAITSIEPTKAKPAAGVQAKIPPRRIDFDFSADRVPRYYVDGNPFKTTFVTALSSLFPEGEFFFVEAVRHYRNRITDPVLKAQISGFIGQEALHSLAHKAFNDAATVQGFQVDKLDRDVGFLLRQVKRFTPPIVHLAATACLEHYTAVFTEMLLKDEEVINTFSPEIRNLYLWHSVEENEHKTVAFDVYEAVGGGYLLRASFMIPTTIVFFAVIFWFQARLLAKDGQLFKVRQNLKGFNYIFGRKGVLSSLIPQYLDWFKPNFHPSHHDTDALLATWQEKLFGEDGLLTAKIMTPSKKLPH; encoded by the coding sequence ATGAGCGCGATTACCTCGATAGAACCAACTAAAGCAAAACCGGCGGCAGGTGTGCAGGCAAAAATCCCACCAAGAAGAATCGATTTTGACTTCTCTGCAGACAGAGTACCGCGCTATTACGTTGATGGCAATCCGTTTAAAACCACATTCGTGACCGCATTATCCTCGTTATTTCCGGAAGGCGAGTTCTTCTTTGTCGAAGCGGTACGCCACTATCGCAATCGAATTACCGATCCCGTCCTCAAAGCACAGATTTCTGGATTCATCGGTCAAGAGGCATTGCACTCTTTGGCGCATAAGGCTTTCAATGACGCTGCAACTGTTCAGGGCTTTCAAGTCGACAAGCTGGATCGCGATGTGGGCTTTCTTTTACGCCAAGTCAAACGCTTCACGCCACCGATTGTCCATCTAGCGGCAACCGCCTGTTTAGAGCACTACACCGCCGTATTTACCGAGATGCTGCTCAAAGATGAAGAGGTGATCAATACCTTCTCACCTGAGATCCGTAACCTTTACCTATGGCATTCGGTCGAAGAGAACGAGCATAAAACCGTGGCCTTTGATGTCTATGAAGCGGTCGGCGGCGGATACCTGTTACGAGCCAGTTTTATGATCCCGACGACCATCGTTTTCTTCGCGGTTATTTTCTGGTTCCAAGCCCGTTTATTGGCTAAAGATGGGCAGTTATTCAAAGTGCGTCAAAATCTAAAAGGCTTCAATTATATTTTTGGTCGTAAAGGCGTACTCTCTAGCCTGATCCCCCAATATTTGGACTGGTTTAAACCCAACTTCCACCCAAGCCATCACGATACCGATGCGCTGCTTGCAACATGGCAGGAAAAACTCTTTGGAGAAGATGGCTTACTGACCGCGAAGATCATGACACCCAGCAAGAAACTCCCGCACTAA
- a CDS encoding AraC family transcriptional regulator, giving the protein MNISTPLPTASPTVLGVYLGLLVDVVARWDISAEELLDGSGIRTEQLHDAFWYVDFRTFSAIFKRAVILTNEPGLGFHIGKQMKVSCHGLIGFAAMIAKDVREALEIAQQFIHLQSSAFNFRLEVEGDLAYYYVSEVYPDCSLGEVGTMAILLGFVMMGEAITGQHLEGSADVMFECPDYFDRFQQLLPGTVRFGQPYTRIVFPASYLELPLIMADPLTARLAREQCKRELNSLMKDTSFSRLVSELVYDEALGFCTIEEVADKLHLSTRTLQRQLAQENQSFSTLIDELRQRKATAMVKKREFSLELIAEKLGYTDTTNFIRAFKRWTGKTPKKYLD; this is encoded by the coding sequence ATGAATATATCGACACCTTTACCAACGGCATCACCTACCGTACTCGGGGTTTACCTCGGGCTGCTGGTCGATGTGGTTGCACGTTGGGATATCTCCGCCGAAGAGCTGCTGGACGGGAGTGGCATCAGAACTGAGCAACTCCATGATGCCTTCTGGTATGTCGATTTTAGGACGTTTTCTGCGATTTTTAAGCGCGCAGTGATCCTCACCAATGAACCCGGACTCGGTTTTCACATCGGCAAACAGATGAAAGTATCGTGTCATGGGCTGATTGGATTTGCAGCCATGATCGCAAAAGATGTGCGAGAGGCACTTGAGATTGCACAACAATTTATACACCTGCAATCCTCCGCATTCAACTTTCGTCTCGAAGTCGAAGGGGATCTTGCTTATTATTATGTCAGTGAAGTTTATCCTGATTGTTCACTCGGTGAAGTCGGAACTATGGCAATTTTGCTAGGTTTTGTGATGATGGGTGAAGCCATTACTGGTCAGCATCTGGAAGGTTCAGCGGATGTCATGTTTGAATGTCCTGATTATTTTGATCGCTTCCAGCAATTGCTGCCAGGGACGGTTCGTTTTGGTCAGCCTTATACGCGAATTGTATTTCCAGCATCATACCTTGAACTTCCTCTCATTATGGCTGATCCACTGACCGCGCGTTTAGCGCGTGAGCAGTGCAAACGTGAACTGAATTCTTTAATGAAAGACACCAGCTTTAGTCGTCTGGTGAGTGAACTGGTTTATGATGAGGCGCTCGGCTTTTGTACGATTGAAGAGGTTGCAGATAAGCTTCATCTTTCGACACGAACCCTACAGCGCCAACTTGCACAAGAGAATCAAAGTTTTAGCACCTTGATTGATGAACTTCGCCAGCGTAAGGCAACGGCTATGGTCAAGAAACGCGAGTTTAGTTTAGAGTTGATTGCTGAAAAGTTAGGCTATACGGATACGACGAATTTTATCCGTGCGTTCAAGCGCTGGACAGGCAAAACACCGAAAAAATATTTAGACTAA
- a CDS encoding ArnT family glycosyltransferase: MFTIRSNKVFLVLIALWLGIAASIRQLSVPDEGRYADITRWMIESGDWLTPRIDGVPFFHKPPLLHWLGGGLMEIFGVHVWVMRLVPVFAAMVMLTGVFWFISRHAEVKNRQTLARTSVLVLASSVLVYGSSQYINHDLLVAAWISLTVFAFADFTLTRERKSLYLGYVAAALALLSKGLIGVLIPGMILLPWLIVTGNWRRIPALLHPLGILLFLAIISPWLYFAQQKYPNFLHYFFIEQQFDRFSSGQFNNKQPWPFYLVCLIISFLPWLLLIGKRYTWKPAAALLNKPIFLLLIWWAVSVIVFFSIPPSKLAGYILPATPPLAIYLACVLHKAFSLDGTYRKVWSDWANLAFLTILTAALFALPYIPKTASQLTPSESTGLLTLAIVLTISIVLTGYLFHRNQIKAFQVGLISALLLCTSVTFLVKWLDHKSSADQIAFQADLKPNMPLVFYHNYYYDIPFVLNQKRQIQWVEDWPSVKGDNGAAQIKDGLRFEPQQSHLLWNESDLDARIKNNEQMMILVPKNEKIEALGTLKPLYQERNFDVFMTGTPVETSK; the protein is encoded by the coding sequence ATGTTTACGATTCGCTCCAATAAAGTCTTTCTAGTCCTTATTGCACTTTGGCTAGGGATCGCCGCCAGTATTCGGCAATTGAGCGTCCCAGATGAAGGGCGCTATGCCGATATTACCCGCTGGATGATTGAATCCGGGGATTGGCTCACCCCTCGCATTGATGGAGTACCCTTCTTCCATAAACCACCGCTACTGCATTGGCTGGGTGGGGGCTTGATGGAAATTTTTGGCGTCCATGTCTGGGTCATGCGCCTCGTGCCTGTTTTTGCTGCAATGGTGATGTTGACAGGCGTTTTCTGGTTTATCTCACGCCATGCAGAGGTCAAAAATCGTCAAACACTGGCCAGAACCAGTGTGCTTGTACTGGCCAGCAGTGTGTTGGTCTACGGCAGTAGTCAGTATATTAACCATGACCTTTTGGTCGCGGCTTGGATCTCGTTGACAGTGTTTGCCTTCGCCGATTTCACATTGACACGTGAGCGTAAAAGTTTATATCTGGGTTATGTAGCAGCGGCTTTAGCACTACTCTCCAAAGGCTTAATTGGCGTACTCATTCCGGGCATGATTTTACTGCCTTGGCTCATCGTGACAGGAAATTGGCGTCGTATCCCCGCGCTGCTTCATCCGCTGGGCATATTGCTATTTCTCGCGATCATTTCACCTTGGCTGTATTTCGCTCAGCAGAAATATCCAAATTTTCTGCATTATTTCTTTATTGAACAACAATTTGATCGCTTCTCATCCGGCCAGTTTAATAATAAACAGCCGTGGCCCTTCTATCTTGTATGTTTGATCATCAGCTTCCTGCCTTGGCTGCTGTTGATTGGTAAGCGCTATACATGGAAACCTGCCGCAGCACTGTTGAATAAGCCCATATTTTTATTACTCATCTGGTGGGCAGTTTCGGTCATCGTCTTCTTCTCGATTCCACCGTCAAAATTGGCGGGTTATATCTTGCCGGCAACACCGCCACTGGCCATTTACCTAGCTTGCGTCTTGCATAAAGCATTTAGTCTGGATGGGACTTATCGTAAAGTTTGGAGTGATTGGGCCAATTTAGCCTTCCTCACAATTCTGACTGCGGCGTTATTTGCACTGCCTTATATCCCCAAAACAGCCAGTCAATTGACCCCGAGCGAGTCTACTGGACTACTGACTCTGGCCATCGTTTTGACTATTTCCATTGTATTGACAGGTTATCTCTTTCACCGCAATCAAATTAAAGCCTTTCAGGTTGGCCTAATTTCAGCCCTGCTGCTCTGTACCAGCGTCACATTCCTCGTGAAATGGTTAGACCATAAATCAAGTGCCGATCAGATCGCCTTTCAAGCTGATTTGAAACCCAATATGCCGCTGGTGTTCTATCACAATTACTACTATGACATCCCCTTTGTATTGAACCAAAAACGTCAAATCCAATGGGTTGAAGATTGGCCTTCAGTCAAAGGCGATAATGGCGCAGCACAAATCAAAGATGGTCTACGCTTTGAACCCCAGCAAAGCCACCTGCTCTGGAATGAAAGTGATTTGGATGCCCGAATCAAAAACAACGAGCAAATGATGATTCTAGTGCCTAAAAACGAAAAAATAGAGGCTTTAGGCACATTGAAACCGCTCTATCAGGAGCGTAATTTTGATGTATTTATGACGGGTACGCCTGTAGAGACGTCTAAGTAG
- a CDS encoding GtrA family protein, which translates to MINRQTFWQLARFGVIGVLAALTHYAIAILLTNHGIAAGWANLVAFVTAFWVSYFGHRYFSFDAGDLSHQQTLPRFILVAVIGFIFNETLLLLMLRFTTISIDIGLPFIIILTAAMTFILSRQFAFDTTDSDKRAPR; encoded by the coding sequence ATGATTAATCGCCAAACCTTCTGGCAACTGGCACGCTTTGGCGTCATTGGTGTTTTGGCCGCGCTGACGCATTATGCGATTGCCATTCTATTAACCAATCATGGTATTGCTGCGGGTTGGGCTAATCTAGTTGCTTTTGTGACTGCCTTTTGGGTTAGTTATTTTGGTCATCGTTACTTTAGCTTTGACGCTGGGGATCTCTCTCACCAACAGACGTTGCCCCGTTTTATTTTGGTCGCGGTGATTGGCTTTATATTTAATGAAACTTTGCTACTGCTGATGCTACGTTTTACGACCATTTCGATCGACATTGGTTTACCGTTTATTATTATTTTAACTGCCGCAATGACCTTTATTTTAAGTCGGCAGTTTGCATTTGACACAACAGACTCTGATAAAAGAGCCCCGAGATAA
- a CDS encoding glycosyltransferase family 2 protein, which yields MSREHPFISCVIPAYNEAENIPLFIPALAKNLSELGVSYEMIVIDDGSKDNTIASLQPLLAHYPLKVLALSRNFGKEAAITAGLDHVNGDIALLIDADFQHPISAIKTMLDLWRSGYDMVYGIRDRNTESNLKQWLTRNFYWLLNKSSSIDIPADAGDFRLMDKQVVLALRNLPERTRYMKGLYAWVGFHSIGVHFTEAPRLKGESNFNWQRLTSLALTGLTAFSDLPLRICVFLGAAIALLALAYGIYITGETLVDGVQQPGWATLAAGMMLLGGIQLLFIGVLGEYIARIYNETKGRPKYIVARQYDKEHNIAPRNLEIPKSDISTHGSGHD from the coding sequence ATGTCACGCGAACATCCTTTTATCTCTTGTGTGATTCCTGCGTACAACGAAGCGGAAAATATTCCACTGTTCATCCCAGCCTTGGCCAAAAATTTAAGTGAACTCGGTGTTTCTTATGAAATGATCGTCATCGACGATGGCAGTAAAGATAATACCATCGCCTCGTTGCAACCCTTGCTTGCTCATTACCCGCTTAAGGTCTTAGCACTGTCCCGTAATTTCGGCAAAGAGGCTGCAATCACTGCCGGCTTAGATCATGTGAATGGTGATATTGCCCTCTTGATTGATGCTGACTTCCAGCATCCGATCAGCGCAATCAAAACCATGCTGGATTTATGGCGAAGCGGCTATGACATGGTCTACGGCATTCGTGACCGCAATACAGAAAGCAATCTCAAGCAATGGCTCACACGAAACTTCTACTGGCTACTCAATAAAAGTTCATCCATTGATATCCCTGCCGATGCCGGTGACTTTCGCTTGATGGATAAGCAAGTCGTTCTTGCTCTGCGCAACCTGCCTGAACGGACCCGCTATATGAAAGGGCTTTACGCTTGGGTCGGCTTTCACAGTATCGGGGTGCACTTTACCGAGGCGCCACGTCTCAAAGGTGAATCCAACTTTAACTGGCAGCGTCTCACTAGCCTTGCCCTGACAGGATTAACCGCATTCTCGGATTTACCGCTACGGATCTGTGTCTTCCTCGGCGCAGCAATTGCACTATTAGCGCTTGCTTACGGCATCTATATCACTGGTGAAACCTTGGTGGATGGTGTGCAACAACCGGGATGGGCTACCCTTGCCGCAGGCATGATGTTGCTGGGGGGAATTCAACTGCTGTTTATTGGCGTATTGGGTGAATATATCGCGCGTATCTATAACGAAACCAAAGGTCGCCCCAAATACATCGTCGCGCGCCAATATGACAAAGAGCACAACATCGCCCCACGCAACTTAGAAATTCCAAAATCAGATATTTCCACACATGGCTCTGGTCATGATTAA
- a CDS encoding ChbG/HpnK family deacetylase, which yields MANVIFCADDYALNTPISQAIVDLIAHNRLQATSCMTQASDWPIHGTTLRELQLSKPLAQIGLHFNLTHDFGDGMLFLPLGQVMQKAWLRTLSKSQIEQTLIYQWQRFIDVMGRAPDFVDGHQHIHQFPVIRDVLINFLVAQNFTGWIRSLSDTVITPRFWFKSKMLQFLGAQALTRLSETVSIQQNQKFAGIYDFSETTPYPTLTQFWLDHANSIRQTQIPTRKSRIDHSLLIMCHPAVDVSDLSDTIAAARVREYQYLSSDQFLKDCSDRHITLAPTPSGAL from the coding sequence ATGGCGAACGTTATCTTTTGTGCAGATGATTATGCGTTAAATACGCCGATTAGTCAGGCGATAGTCGATCTCATTGCACATAACCGCCTTCAAGCCACCTCCTGCATGACCCAAGCATCAGATTGGCCTATCCACGGCACCACACTCCGCGAACTCCAACTCAGCAAACCACTCGCCCAGATCGGTTTACATTTTAACCTTACGCATGATTTTGGCGATGGAATGTTGTTCCTGCCGCTGGGACAAGTGATGCAAAAAGCGTGGCTTCGAACCCTATCCAAATCCCAAATTGAACAGACGCTGATCTATCAGTGGCAACGCTTTATCGACGTCATGGGACGTGCTCCGGACTTTGTGGACGGGCATCAACATATCCATCAGTTCCCCGTGATTCGTGATGTATTGATAAATTTTCTCGTTGCACAGAATTTTACAGGCTGGATCAGAAGCCTGAGTGACACCGTGATCACCCCACGTTTTTGGTTTAAAAGTAAGATGCTGCAGTTCTTAGGCGCGCAAGCATTAACCCGACTGAGTGAAACCGTCAGCATCCAGCAGAATCAGAAATTTGCGGGCATCTATGATTTTTCAGAAACCACACCCTATCCTACGCTTACGCAATTTTGGTTAGATCATGCCAACAGCATCAGGCAAACTCAGATACCGACACGAAAATCTCGGATTGATCACAGTTTACTGATCATGTGCCACCCAGCAGTCGATGTATCCGACCTCAGCGATACCATCGCCGCAGCACGCGTACGCGAATACCAGTACCTGAGTTCAGATCAATTTCTCAAAGACTGCTCTGATCGTCATATTACACTTGCACCAACGCCCTCAGGAGCGCTATAA